From Acidobacteriota bacterium:
GATATCCTGGGCTACGCCGCGAGCGACCTGCCCACGCTCGGCGAGTCGTACCGCAAGTTCTACCCGGATCCGGCCTACCGCCAGCAGGTCTACGATGCTTGGGTCCGGGAATTCCGGCGAGACCAAGGGGCTTCGGGCCGGATCTTCCTGACCCGTTGTAAAAACGGCAGCATGAAGGATATCGAGTGGCACACCCAGAAGCTGGCCCACGGGCAGACGGTCCTGCTCTTCACCGACGTCACCGTCCGTGAGCGCATCACGGCCGAACGGGAACAGCTGATCCACAAGGTGCGCAGCGTCAACCAGCAGGTCCGGGCCCTGCGCGGTCTGTTGCCCATCTGCGCCTCGTGCAAGAAGATCCGGGACGACTCCGGATACTGGCATCAGGTGGAAAGCTATCTCCAGAGCCATGCCTGCGTGGAGTTCAGCCACGGCATCTGCCCCGACTGCATGGAGCGGCTTTACCCGGAGTTCCCCGGCGAGGCGATGTCCGGCCATATTCAGCCGCCATCCGATTGATCACGTCGCATCGTGGGAGGACGTTCCTGAGCGTAGGTGCTGACGGGCATCCCGCCGGGGCATCACCCGGACCGGCTCACCGTCGTGATGGTACCCATCAGTCCAGCAGGCCGCGGGCGGAGAAATCAAACGCCCGCGCTTCGGCCTGCCAGGCGGCCAGGTCCGGGTGGTCCGTGCCGCGCACCAGGCGCAAGGAGCCGTCCGGCGCACGGACACAGGCGATCACCGCCGCCGCATCCACTGCCGCCAGCACCACCGGCGACTGGCTGGTCAGAATCACCTGCCCCAGCGGGCTTTCGGCCAGCACCCGCACGGCCGCCGCCTCGGCGCGGGGCGCCAGGTTGCAGACCGCGCCGTCCAGCAGGATCACGGTGGGCCCGTCGCTCTCCTGCGCCATCAACGTGAGGGCCAGCAGGCGGAGCACGCCGCTGCCCAGCTGCCAGGCGGTCATGACCTGACCGTCGGCGAAGCGCACGGTCAGGTGGCAGTGCCGGTCGGAAAGCTGTTCCTCGACCCCGACGTCGGCAATCTCGGGACAGATGCCGCGCAGCAGATTCAGCCAGTTCTGAAACCGCTGCGGATGCCGGCGGCGCAGGTCGTCCACGGCCCAGGGCAGGTTGGCGCCGTCCGGTCTCAGTTTGACACCCAGGCCGGGCGGGCTCGAGCGGGCCAGGGCGGCATTGTCCAGAATCACCCGCACCAGGCCCCGGGCGAGGAGGTCCCGCAACCACGTGGCCACGGGGAACCGGGCCGGGTCGTCGGGCATGTGGCCCAACACCGAGCGGCGGGGGCCCAACTTGAAGGAGGGCGTCCAGAACTTGCCCTCGGGCCGGTCCACCTCGGCGTAGAAGTTGTCGTTGCCGTGGGGGACCTTGGCCATGACGGTGCGGTTGGAGCGCAGGCGGCTGGAGCGTAAAATGGTTTCCGGCTCCGTCACGGGCACGGGGAACAGGTCGCGTTGGCCGGTGTCCGGCTCCGTTTCCTCGAGGAGCACCTTCTCCTCGATGATGGCTGGGCCGCGCCCCGCGTCGTCGGCGCCCACCGCCACTTCGTAGCGCACCACGGGGTAGTCGGGAAAGGAGGTCTGGCCCCGCAGCTCGGGGGGGATCTCCGCCTCCACGGCCAGTTCGAATCGGCTGGCTTGCCGGTCGCGGACCAGGTCGTTCAGATCGCCGGCCCGCCGCAGGACGGCCGCTTCAAGGTCTTCCGCGACCAGGTCGTGGATGAAGCGGATGGCGTCGATGCAGGCGCTTTTGCCGCTCCCTGCAGGACCGGACAGCAGCTGAAACCGGCTCAGCGGCAGGCTCAGATGCCGGAAACACCGAAAATTCAGGGCCTCCAGGCGGGTGATCATCGCGCCCCCTCCGCACCAAATGGATTCACACGGTGACTGTCCGCTAGCATACCAGCAGCGGCGGCGCCGAGCAAGCCTGGAGCGCTCGGGCGACGCCCGTCGCGCGGCCGGTCCGCTCCTCCGGCGGCGTCACTCGCGGTAGTGTTCCATCACCCGCAGCACAGCCCGCTCGCAGACCTTGCAGAACGGCTTGTCGCCCTTGGAGAACATCAGGCAGTCGAGCATGGGCCGGTAGAGGCCCTGGCTGGAGTAGCCGGCACCCTCGAACGCGCCCACCTTTCCCGCGAAGGCGCTGGCGGCCAGGAACGCGTCCAATTTGTCGGAGTGTTCTTTGGACTGGCGCTCCGCTTCGGCCTTGAGGCGGGCCACCTCGTCGGCCGGCGCGCCGTCGCGCATGGCCTGGGCGATCCGGGCGTCCAGCTCGCCGCGCGTCTTCTGCCCGGCGGCGGCCAGCGCGTCATATTCGGCCTTCTCCCATGGCGTGGGGACGGCGGTGCCCGGCGTGACGCAGTCAACCCACTTCAGGCGCGCCGGATCCAGCAGGGCGGTGATGTTGGGCTCGGTGGGCTCCACGCCGGCGGGGTAGAAATCGTTGTAGGCCACCGCCGACGTGTAGTACTCGTCGGCCAACCCGGCGAAGGAGTGTCCGAACTCGTGGAGGAGCAGGTAGGCGTGCCACTGGTTGTCGCTGGTGAAGGTGCAGAAGAAGTTGTAAATCCCGCCGCCGCCGTAGCGCGTCTGGTTCACCATGATCAGGATGGCGTCGTAGGGGACGTGGGCGGCGGTGTCGCGCACCGCCCGGTTCTCCTCGGTGAGCATGTAGCGGTCCAGCCCCAGCGAGTCGAATGAGGCGCCCAGCGCGTTGCGGCGCCACACGCCGCGGCTCGGCTCGTCGCAGCCCGAGTCGGCCGAGGGGCGGAGCACGCCGCGGAAGTTGAACCAGTCGCGGCGCGACTTGTACGGCTCGAGGGTGAAGAACACGTCGACAAAGCGGCGCAGGTCGGCGCGGAACTTGTCCGCCTCGGCGGCGGTGTAGCCGTCGCCCAGCACCACGATGTCCACGGAGCTGTGGGGATCGCCGCCGGTGTGCGCCTCGACGACGATCGCATCGGCGGCCAACGGCGTCCGGTCGACGGTGACCGCGGTCGGGTCGATCGCGGCGGCGAACAGCGGCCGCAGCGTCCGGTCCCTCCCCCGCACCTCGAGGGTGAAGCGGACCTTCTGCCGGGGACAGGGGAACAGGGCGGTCTCGTGGAAGGTCCGGCGCACGCCCTCGCCGGCCGGGCCGGTGGTCTTGTACTCGCCGAAGTAGCTGTCGAATCCCTTGGAGTAGATCAGGAGTCCCGACGCCGCGTCATACACCTTCACGTAGTAGTTCCCGGTGTTGAAGGGATCGATGAGGTGCTTGCGGCTGCCGGCCCAGATCCCCTGCCGGTAGACCTTGTCCAGGGTGACGAGTTCCTCTGTGGCATGGCCCACGTGGTAGTAGTCCACCCGCAGGGTCTCGTCGACGAAATAGGTGTCGAAATCCGGCGCCTCGCCGGCGGCCGGGATCACGCCGGCCAGCGCGGCGACAGCGGCGATGAGGATCAGTGCGCGCATGGTGTCTCCTTACGGTCGGGCGGCGGGCCCGGCCCGGGTTGTGATCGTTTCACAGACGCCTTACGGTCGAACGGACACACCAGCCACCGGGACCAGCGCTTCACCGCTCGGCCGCCGCGGCCGCCGGCGCCAGCCCGGCGAGCTCCCGCAGCCGGACCAGGTCCGCGGTGCGGACGTATCCGGCCAGCATTGGCTCGTAGATGCCGTGGAAATGGAACCCGCCGCGGACCATCTCGTCGATGGCCGCCTCGCGCGGCCAGTCCTGGACCACCACCCGGTACATGGCCACCATCAGCCCGGTGCGGTCGGCGCCGTGCTGGCAGTGGACGAACACCGGCTGCGCCGCCGGGTCGGCGACCACCCGCAGGAAGCGGGCCACGTCGTCATCGCCGATGGAGGTGGCGGTGACGGGGATCGCCACGTAGCGGAGCCCGGCGCCCTCGAGCAGCCGGTCGTCCGAGTGGCTGGAGCGCAAGTTCACCACGGTGCGCACCCCCAGTGCCCGTAACTGCGCCATCCCCGCGGCGGTGGGCTGGGCGCCGCGGTACAGCTCCGGCGACACGCGGTGCAGGTTGGGCAGGCCCGGCCGGGCCAGCGGCTGCGCCCACGCGTGGCCGGCCGCGGCGTCCGCCGTTGCGTTCGACGGCACCGGCGCTCCGGCGACGGCCAGCCCCACGGCCACCGCCGCCGCGAGCATCACGGCGCCGGTAGCAGCCCATTGCCA
This genomic window contains:
- a CDS encoding PAS domain S-box protein: MNRATVTKSQLQQELRRLNAQLAAAEADRDELTRQRAQLLGLLEHLPFGIALIDTEERVLYLNDTCIDILGYAASDLPTLGESYRKFYPDPAYRQQVYDAWVREFRRDQGASGRIFLTRCKNGSMKDIEWHTQKLAHGQTVLLFTDVTVRERITAEREQLIHKVRSVNQQVRALRGLLPICASCKKIRDDSGYWHQVESYLQSHACVEFSHGICPDCMERLYPEFPGEAMSGHIQPPSD
- a CDS encoding ATP-binding protein, producing MITRLEALNFRCFRHLSLPLSRFQLLSGPAGSGKSACIDAIRFIHDLVAEDLEAAVLRRAGDLNDLVRDRQASRFELAVEAEIPPELRGQTSFPDYPVVRYEVAVGADDAGRGPAIIEEKVLLEETEPDTGQRDLFPVPVTEPETILRSSRLRSNRTVMAKVPHGNDNFYAEVDRPEGKFWTPSFKLGPRRSVLGHMPDDPARFPVATWLRDLLARGLVRVILDNAALARSSPPGLGVKLRPDGANLPWAVDDLRRRHPQRFQNWLNLLRGICPEIADVGVEEQLSDRHCHLTVRFADGQVMTAWQLGSGVLRLLALTLMAQESDGPTVILLDGAVCNLAPRAEAAAVRVLAESPLGQVILTSQSPVVLAAVDAAAVIACVRAPDGSLRLVRGTDHPDLAAWQAEARAFDFSARGLLD
- a CDS encoding peptidase M64 translates to MRALILIAAVAALAGVIPAAGEAPDFDTYFVDETLRVDYYHVGHATEELVTLDKVYRQGIWAGSRKHLIDPFNTGNYYVKVYDAASGLLIYSKGFDSYFGEYKTTGPAGEGVRRTFHETALFPCPRQKVRFTLEVRGRDRTLRPLFAAAIDPTAVTVDRTPLAADAIVVEAHTGGDPHSSVDIVVLGDGYTAAEADKFRADLRRFVDVFFTLEPYKSRRDWFNFRGVLRPSADSGCDEPSRGVWRRNALGASFDSLGLDRYMLTEENRAVRDTAAHVPYDAILIMVNQTRYGGGGIYNFFCTFTSDNQWHAYLLLHEFGHSFAGLADEYYTSAVAYNDFYPAGVEPTEPNITALLDPARLKWVDCVTPGTAVPTPWEKAEYDALAAAGQKTRGELDARIAQAMRDGAPADEVARLKAEAERQSKEHSDKLDAFLAASAFAGKVGAFEGAGYSSQGLYRPMLDCLMFSKGDKPFCKVCERAVLRVMEHYRE
- a CDS encoding dual specificity protein phosphatase family protein; protein product: MLRRVWQWAATGAVMLAAAVAVGLAVAGAPVPSNATADAAAGHAWAQPLARPGLPNLHRVSPELYRGAQPTAAGMAQLRALGVRTVVNLRSSHSDDRLLEGAGLRYVAIPVTATSIGDDDVARFLRVVADPAAQPVFVHCQHGADRTGLMVAMYRVVVQDWPREAAIDEMVRGGFHFHGIYEPMLAGYVRTADLVRLRELAGLAPAAAAAER